A single window of Manduca sexta isolate Smith_Timp_Sample1 chromosome 15, JHU_Msex_v1.0, whole genome shotgun sequence DNA harbors:
- the LOC115454148 gene encoding uncharacterized protein LOC115454148 has protein sequence MAEDEDGVSNKNSPQNSNNGETSQDNEQNAARPDLGIDEAKYNKDENGEASSPDAKCSTSKSTGATRKDENPFSFRHFLKRDLSLPGNSTYENTGARPKVYANTVQHSPTRSEAEPRRDKLRAIDTQAKERGGEPAAQRASDNTSSSSSVEIPFSVVNNSESKHNFYTDNNDVPFYHRPNLASEPLGMPSLPDFVQDHILVEQAYLNSNGPISVDLDNLPDFTFNTSFNAGSSSSLGRRNNSYASNKGYDYEAYMGAASTSSESGQASRSIPLDLPSGAEAAGPVPLDLPAHLSLDLTESVNPADRRNMSPRSTFPLDLPPNAGAESMRLPDFLPVHPGRTSPEPEHQDEQLQQIISELERTRSELFVERSRRCRAEDELAAARAQAHAHAHALHGAAHAAHSSHSSHTSPSEHIHSPSDDAGRSTEAEATIAKLRNQIKKLKEELSWSRAECARLRAGQASAAADLRRAASVADTSLRELLAGLEQLKTLSNTLEPT, from the exons atggCGGAAGACGAGGATGGTGTTTCGAATAAAAATTCAccacaaaattcaaataatggAGAAACATCCCAAGATAATGAACAAAACGCGGCGAGGCCAGATCTAGGTATTGACGAAGCGAAGTATAACAAGGATGAAAATGGCGAGGCGTCGTCGCCGGACGCGAAATGTTCAACTTCCA AATCGACGGGCGCCACTCGCAAGGATGAGAACCCGTTTTCTTTTCGTCATTTCTTGAAGCGCGACCTTTCGTTACCGGGTAACTCTACGTACGAAAACACGGGCGCGCGGCCCAAAGTTTACGCGAACACGGTGCAGCACTCGCCAACGAGGAGCGAGGCCGAGCCGCGCCGTGATAAGCTTCGAGCCATCGACACACAAGCCAAAGAGCGCGGCGGTGAGCCAGCCGCCCAGCGCGCCAGCGACAACACGTCCTCCAGTAGTTCCGTAGAGATACCCTTTAGTGTAGTGAATAACTCCGAGTCTAAGCATAATTTTTACACGGACAATAACGATGTACCGTTCTACCACAGACCAAACCTGGCATCTGAGCCTCTAGGTATGCCATCACTGCCTGATTTTGTGCAAGATCACATTCTAGTGGAGCAGGCATATCTCAATTCGAATGGGCCCATATCTGTTGACCTGGACAATTTGCCTGACTTTACATTTAACACTAGCTTCAATGCCGGGTCTTCATCATCATTAGGCAGGAGGAATAATAGCTATGCGAGTAACAAAGGTTATGATTATGAGGCTTATATGGGGGCCGCGTCTACCTCGAGTGAGTCTGGACAGGCCAGCCGCAGCATCCCACTGGACCTGCCATCTGGAGCTGAAGCAGCAGGGCCGGTGCCACTGGACCTGCCCGCACACTTGAGTTTGGATCTCACAGAGTCAGTAAATCCAGCTGACAGACGGAATATGTCGCCGAGGAGCACTTTCCCATTAGATCTGCCACCAAATGCAG GCGCTGAGTCGATGCGTCTGCCGGACTTCCTGCCGGTGCACCCGGGCAGGACGTCGCCGGAGCCCGAGCACCAGGACGAGCAGCTGCAGCAGATCATCTCTGAGTTGGAGCGTACTAG GTCGGAGTTGTTCGTGGAGCGCAGCCGGCGGTGCCGCGCAGAAGACGAGCTAGCCGCGGCGCGAGCGCAAgcgcatgcgcacgcgcacgctcTGCACGGTGCCGCACACGCCGCGCACTCCTCACACTCCTCACACACATCCCCCAGCGAACATATACACTCGCCTTCAGACGATGCT GGCCGATCTACAGAGGCTGAAGCCACCATAGCCAAACTAaggaatcaaattaaaaaattaaag GAGGAGCTGTCGTGGTCCCGCGCTGAGTGTGCGCGACTGCGCGCCGGCCAGGCCAGCGCCGCCGCCGACCTGCGCCGCGCCGCCAGCGTCGCCGACACCTCGCTCAG AGAACTGCTCGCAGGCTTGGAACAGCTCAAGACCCTAAGCAACACGCTGGAGCCGACATGA